One window of the Periophthalmus magnuspinnatus isolate fPerMag1 chromosome 6, fPerMag1.2.pri, whole genome shotgun sequence genome contains the following:
- the nr2f2 gene encoding COUP transcription factor 2 isoform X3 yields the protein MHPATDESASYAFVSLFTAAVQRGRVPPTQPHHGQFALTNGDPLHCHSYLSGYISLLLRAEPYPTSRYGSQCMQPNNIMGIENICELAARMLFSAVEWARNIPFFPDLQITDQVALLRLTWSELFVLNAAQCSMPLHVAPLLAAAGLHASPMSADRVVAFMDHIRIFQEQVEKLKALHVDSAEYSCLKAIVLFTTDACGLSDVAHVESLQEKSQCALEEYVRSQYPNQPTRFGKLLLRLPSLRTVSSSVIEQLFFVRLVGKTPIETLIRDMLLSGSSFNWPYMSIQ from the exons ATGCATCCCGCTACGGACGAGTCAGCGTCGTATGCCTTTG TTTCTCTTTTTACTGCAGCCGTGCAAAGGGGACGGGTGCCACCCACGCAGCCCCATCACGGCCAGTTCGCCCTGACCAACGGGGACCCGCTGCACTGCCATTCCTACCTATCCGGATATATCTCCCTTCTGCTGCGCGCGGAGCCCTACCCCACGTCCCGCTACGGCAGCCAGTGCATGCAGCCCAACAACATCATGGGGATCGAGAACATTTGCGAACTGGCCGCGCGGATGCTGTTCAGCGCCGTGGAGTGGGCCCGGAATATCCCGTTCTTCCCGGACCTGCAGATCACTGACCAGGTGGCGCTGCTGAGGCTGACGTGGAGCGAGTTGTTTGTGCTGAACGCGGCGCAGTGCTCCATGCCGCTGCACGTGGCCCCCCTGCTCGCGGCGGCCGGCCTTCACGCCTCGCCCATGTCCGCGGACAGAGTGGTGGCCTTTATGGATCACATACGCATCTTCCAGGAGCAGGTGGAGAAACTCAAAGCGCTACACGTGGACTCCGCGGAGTATAGCTGCCTAAAGGCGATCGTCCTCTTCACTACAG aTGCCTGTGGCCTCTCAGATGTGGCCCACGTGGAAAGCTTGCAAGAAAAGTCCCAGTGCGCCCTGGAGGAGTACGTCCGGAGCCAGTACCCCAACCAGCCCACTCGGTTCGGGAAACTCTTACTTCGCCTGCCCTCCCTCCGCACGGTCTCTTCCTCCGTCATAGAACAGTTGTTTTTCGTCCGATTGGTAGGTAAAACCCCCATTGAAACTCTCATCAGGGATATGCTGCTATCCGGGAGTAGTTTTAACTGGCCTTACATGTCCATTCAGTAA
- the nr2f2 gene encoding COUP transcription factor 2 isoform X1, producing the protein MAMVVWRGSQDDVADTQGALSSQTQGGLSLPTPGAGQLSLTASQVAPPTPQTPVQGPNSQSTPSNQSSQQSDKQPQHIECVVCGDKSSGKHYGQFTCEGCKSFFKRSVRRNLTYTCRANRNCPIDQHHRNQCQYCRLKKCLKVGMRREVSLFTAAVQRGRVPPTQPHHGQFALTNGDPLHCHSYLSGYISLLLRAEPYPTSRYGSQCMQPNNIMGIENICELAARMLFSAVEWARNIPFFPDLQITDQVALLRLTWSELFVLNAAQCSMPLHVAPLLAAAGLHASPMSADRVVAFMDHIRIFQEQVEKLKALHVDSAEYSCLKAIVLFTTDACGLSDVAHVESLQEKSQCALEEYVRSQYPNQPTRFGKLLLRLPSLRTVSSSVIEQLFFVRLVGKTPIETLIRDMLLSGSSFNWPYMSIQ; encoded by the exons ATGGCAATGGTAGTGTGGAGAGGCTCCCAGGACGATGTGGCTGACACCCAAGGCGCCCTTTCCTCGCAGACTCAAGGCGGACTATCCCTACCCACACCCGGGGCAGGCCAGCTGAGCCTGACCGCCTCTCAGGTCGCCCCTCCGACCCCGCAGACTCCCGTGCAGGGGCCGAACTCGCAGTCCACGCCGTCGAACCAGTCCTCCCAGCAGTCGGACAAGCAGCCGCAGCACATCGAGTGCGTGGTGTGCGGGGACAAATCCAGCGGGAAGCACTACGGCCAGTTCACTTGCGAGGGCTGCAAAAGCTTCTTCAAACGGAGCGTACGACGGAACCTCACCTACACATGCCGTGCCAACAGGAATTGTCCAATCGACCAACACCACCGCAATCAGTGTCAGTACTGCCGCCTCAAAAAATGCCTTAAAGTCGGCATGAGACGGGAAG TTTCTCTTTTTACTGCAGCCGTGCAAAGGGGACGGGTGCCACCCACGCAGCCCCATCACGGCCAGTTCGCCCTGACCAACGGGGACCCGCTGCACTGCCATTCCTACCTATCCGGATATATCTCCCTTCTGCTGCGCGCGGAGCCCTACCCCACGTCCCGCTACGGCAGCCAGTGCATGCAGCCCAACAACATCATGGGGATCGAGAACATTTGCGAACTGGCCGCGCGGATGCTGTTCAGCGCCGTGGAGTGGGCCCGGAATATCCCGTTCTTCCCGGACCTGCAGATCACTGACCAGGTGGCGCTGCTGAGGCTGACGTGGAGCGAGTTGTTTGTGCTGAACGCGGCGCAGTGCTCCATGCCGCTGCACGTGGCCCCCCTGCTCGCGGCGGCCGGCCTTCACGCCTCGCCCATGTCCGCGGACAGAGTGGTGGCCTTTATGGATCACATACGCATCTTCCAGGAGCAGGTGGAGAAACTCAAAGCGCTACACGTGGACTCCGCGGAGTATAGCTGCCTAAAGGCGATCGTCCTCTTCACTACAG aTGCCTGTGGCCTCTCAGATGTGGCCCACGTGGAAAGCTTGCAAGAAAAGTCCCAGTGCGCCCTGGAGGAGTACGTCCGGAGCCAGTACCCCAACCAGCCCACTCGGTTCGGGAAACTCTTACTTCGCCTGCCCTCCCTCCGCACGGTCTCTTCCTCCGTCATAGAACAGTTGTTTTTCGTCCGATTGGTAGGTAAAACCCCCATTGAAACTCTCATCAGGGATATGCTGCTATCCGGGAGTAGTTTTAACTGGCCTTACATGTCCATTCAGTAA
- the nr2f2 gene encoding COUP transcription factor 2 isoform X2, whose product MAMVVWRGSQDDVADTQGALSSQTQGGLSLPTPGAGQLSLTASQVAPPTPQTPVQGPNSQSTPSNQSSQQSDKQPQHIECVVCGDKSSGKHYGQFTCEGCKSFFKRSVRRNLTYTCRANRNCPIDQHHRNQCQYCRLKKCLKVGMRREAVQRGRVPPTQPHHGQFALTNGDPLHCHSYLSGYISLLLRAEPYPTSRYGSQCMQPNNIMGIENICELAARMLFSAVEWARNIPFFPDLQITDQVALLRLTWSELFVLNAAQCSMPLHVAPLLAAAGLHASPMSADRVVAFMDHIRIFQEQVEKLKALHVDSAEYSCLKAIVLFTTDACGLSDVAHVESLQEKSQCALEEYVRSQYPNQPTRFGKLLLRLPSLRTVSSSVIEQLFFVRLVGKTPIETLIRDMLLSGSSFNWPYMSIQ is encoded by the exons ATGGCAATGGTAGTGTGGAGAGGCTCCCAGGACGATGTGGCTGACACCCAAGGCGCCCTTTCCTCGCAGACTCAAGGCGGACTATCCCTACCCACACCCGGGGCAGGCCAGCTGAGCCTGACCGCCTCTCAGGTCGCCCCTCCGACCCCGCAGACTCCCGTGCAGGGGCCGAACTCGCAGTCCACGCCGTCGAACCAGTCCTCCCAGCAGTCGGACAAGCAGCCGCAGCACATCGAGTGCGTGGTGTGCGGGGACAAATCCAGCGGGAAGCACTACGGCCAGTTCACTTGCGAGGGCTGCAAAAGCTTCTTCAAACGGAGCGTACGACGGAACCTCACCTACACATGCCGTGCCAACAGGAATTGTCCAATCGACCAACACCACCGCAATCAGTGTCAGTACTGCCGCCTCAAAAAATGCCTTAAAGTCGGCATGAGACGGGAAG CCGTGCAAAGGGGACGGGTGCCACCCACGCAGCCCCATCACGGCCAGTTCGCCCTGACCAACGGGGACCCGCTGCACTGCCATTCCTACCTATCCGGATATATCTCCCTTCTGCTGCGCGCGGAGCCCTACCCCACGTCCCGCTACGGCAGCCAGTGCATGCAGCCCAACAACATCATGGGGATCGAGAACATTTGCGAACTGGCCGCGCGGATGCTGTTCAGCGCCGTGGAGTGGGCCCGGAATATCCCGTTCTTCCCGGACCTGCAGATCACTGACCAGGTGGCGCTGCTGAGGCTGACGTGGAGCGAGTTGTTTGTGCTGAACGCGGCGCAGTGCTCCATGCCGCTGCACGTGGCCCCCCTGCTCGCGGCGGCCGGCCTTCACGCCTCGCCCATGTCCGCGGACAGAGTGGTGGCCTTTATGGATCACATACGCATCTTCCAGGAGCAGGTGGAGAAACTCAAAGCGCTACACGTGGACTCCGCGGAGTATAGCTGCCTAAAGGCGATCGTCCTCTTCACTACAG aTGCCTGTGGCCTCTCAGATGTGGCCCACGTGGAAAGCTTGCAAGAAAAGTCCCAGTGCGCCCTGGAGGAGTACGTCCGGAGCCAGTACCCCAACCAGCCCACTCGGTTCGGGAAACTCTTACTTCGCCTGCCCTCCCTCCGCACGGTCTCTTCCTCCGTCATAGAACAGTTGTTTTTCGTCCGATTGGTAGGTAAAACCCCCATTGAAACTCTCATCAGGGATATGCTGCTATCCGGGAGTAGTTTTAACTGGCCTTACATGTCCATTCAGTAA